The following are encoded together in the Ranitomeya imitator isolate aRanImi1 chromosome 4, aRanImi1.pri, whole genome shotgun sequence genome:
- the LOC138676352 gene encoding uncharacterized protein has translation MSNRVEFIRDFIEIYQSFPCLWKIKSPEYCNREKRREGYLQLIELYNRQAPDEAANEAVIKKKIQALRTVWRKELNKVLQTTRSGASTEEVYVPKLWYFEHLNFLRDQEVPRTSTCLRLLAPVEPIVSENHAEQESQGQQDDSAQESTLDCSQDCTTTDLVEAAPARSQSRQVQRKRKATSDASNELLSLAKKVLTRNVSPALEGFGHYVVDKLAKMDDNQRILAERLILEAVNKGTDGDLDKNTCLVSSRPIQRTEPSNFNGWSQGQTSMRHNPHVSHFGQPPPNNSYTPIPLHMASPIRHQNFQPEQSSYHNL, from the exons atgtcaaatcgtgtggagttcatccgggatttcatcgagatttatcagtcttttccctgcctctggaaaataaaatctcctgagtattgtaacagggaaaagaggagggagggttacttacagctcattgagctttacaatcgtcaggcaccagatgaggcagctaacgaagcagttattaaaaagaaaatccaggcgctccgcacggtctggaggaaggagctgaacaaggttcttcagactacaaggtccggagcttccactgaagaagtttatgtgccaaaactgtggtattttgagcatcttaattttctgagggaccaagaggtgccacggacttcaacgtgtcttcgattgttggcacctgtggaaccaatagtttcggagaaccacgccgagcaggagtcacaagggcaacaa gatgacagtgcgcaggagagtacacttgactgttcacaggactgcacaacaacagatctagtggaggctgcacctgccaggagtcaatcgaggcaagttcaaagaaaacggaaagccacctcagacgcctcaaatgaactattgagcctggcaaagaaggtgttgacaagaaatgttagccctgcgttagaggggtttggacactatgtggttgacaaactggcaaaaatggacgacaaccaaagaatactagcagagcgtctgattctggaagcagtaaacaagggtactgatggcgatttggacaagaacacttgtttggtctcttcccggccaatacagcggacagagccatcaaatttcaatggttggtcacagggtcagacatcgatgcgacacaatcctcacgtttcccacttcggccagccaccccctaataactcctacacaccaatacctttacatatggcttcgcccatcaggcaccaaaattttcagccggaacaatcgtcgtatcataatttgtga